One window of the Bacillus sp. 2205SS5-2 genome contains the following:
- a CDS encoding DUF2975 domain-containing protein, with protein sequence MKQRTTLFLKFSILLIGLFILLSCIFWLPQLAHSATKVNPEYRYLKYPVLVGIYVTSLPFFLSLVEAFTLLRTIERRTAFPEVAGSSLEIFQNYTYVIMGLYIFGLLFLGFQDALHPGIAIIGFSIIFASLVIAVFSAILQELLKTANEIKSENDLTV encoded by the coding sequence ATGAAACAAAGAACTACCTTGTTTTTAAAATTCTCCATCCTTTTAATTGGATTATTCATTCTACTTTCCTGCATTTTTTGGCTGCCTCAGCTTGCACATAGCGCTACTAAGGTCAATCCGGAATATCGTTATTTAAAATACCCTGTGTTGGTCGGGATTTATGTGACATCTCTCCCCTTTTTCCTTTCCCTAGTTGAAGCCTTTACGCTTTTACGTACTATTGAAAGAAGAACTGCTTTTCCAGAAGTCGCTGGAAGTTCTTTGGAAATATTCCAAAATTACACCTATGTTATCATGGGTTTATATATTTTTGGACTTTTATTCCTAGGATTCCAAGACGCATTACATCCTGGTATTGCCATTATTGGATTTTCTATTATTTTTGCTTCTTTAGTCATAGCCGTTTTTTCAGCCATACTCCAAGAACTCTTAAAGACAGCGAACGAAATAAAATCTGAAAACGATTTGACAGTTTGA